A single genomic interval of Hevea brasiliensis isolate MT/VB/25A 57/8 chromosome 4, ASM3005281v1, whole genome shotgun sequence harbors:
- the LOC110656327 gene encoding uncharacterized ATP-dependent helicase C29A10.10c isoform X1: MGSRGRPLFDLNEPPAEDDEETDRIICLQPQKALPSVNPNSPDLFAASVVPQGIKSSNAFSHASSVSGFQPFVRPKIVHGHEAGSEQKKARDQNPKFASSVESSNCDDTKPASSLISVSADPGAVEREEGEWSDIEGSADASAGNSLHVLGKASQDQGKFELMQFSASDTGIENISGSTKVVDNNRFEISGCASQGLDQCLNDQKSNSIQHSDSNANGDGSMDGQEETALIPKAREVKSVEANHALKYANNIGKRKIDQHKEAMLGKKRNRQTMLINIDEVKQAGPIKSSTPRRQPTTIRTVKEVRPVPSSAEHGEKHIHPMNKDHKQIDLLCNEGGNSLESCQPKNECNGDTSSGQQVKPRRLNNDTDFSGEGHLPPIPRQASWKQPTDLRQPKNLQFANRKPVLMSQSSIDSKLGNKKHLPAKKPAQVSTPYQDTSVERLIREVTNEKFWHHPEESDLQCIPGRFESVEEYVRVFEPLLFEECRAQLYSTWEELTETNTHVMVRVKSIERRERGWYDAIVLPVSECKWTFKEGDVAVLSTPRPGTVRSKRSNTLSNEDDDEPEISGRVAGTVRRHIPFDTREPHGAILHFFVGDSYDPYSKVDEDHILRRLQPRGTWYLTVLGSLATTQREYVALHAFCRLNSQMQTAILKPSPDHFPKYEEQTPAMPECFTQNFVDHLHRTFNGPQLAAIQWAAMHTAAGTSSGMTKRQDPWPFTLVQGPPGTGKTHTVWGMLNVIHLVQYQHYYTSLLKKLAPQSYKQANESNSDNIAMGSIDEVLHNMDQNLFRSLSKLCPKPRMLVCAPSNAATDELLARVLDRGFIDGEMKVYRPDVARVGVDSQSRAAQAVSVERRTEQLLVKSREDVSKWMQDLRGQEAYFSGQIADLQNKLTVAAADGRSQGSVGVDPDILMARDQNRDALLQNLAAAVENRDKVLVEISRLLILEARFRAGSNFNLEEARASLEASFANEAEIVFTTVSSSGRKLFSRLTHGFDMVVIDEAAQASEVAVLPPLALGAARCVLVGDPQQLPATVISKAAGTLMYSRSLFERFQQAGCPTMLLSVQYRMHPQIRDFPSRYFYQGRLTDSESVINLPDEMYYKDPLLRPYLFYDVTYGRESHRGGSVSYQNIHEAQFCLQLYEHLQKTLKSFGLGRISVGIITPYKLQLKCLQHEFSAILKSEEGKDIYINTVDAFQGQERDVIIMSCVRASNHGVGFVADIRRMNVALTRARRALWVMGNANSLVQSDDWAALIADAKARNCYMDMDSLPKEFLVSKGMQGKSTNTRGLRLGGPRHRSMDIHMESRSGTPSEDDDSSGAPVISRNGSYRPFKPLMDNSLDNFGQSGDKSRDAWQYGVQKKQSSSGIKRDS; encoded by the exons ATGGGTTCTCGAGGAAGGCCATTATTTGATCTTAATGAACCCCCTGCTGAGGATGATGAGGAGACTGATCGCATCATCTGCTTGCAGCCGCAGAAGGCACTTCCCTCTGTAAATCCAAACTCTCCTGACTTGTTTGCAGCATCGGTAGTTCCCCAAGGAATAAAAAGTAGCAATGCTTTCTCACATGCATCTTCTGTGTCGGGTTTTCAGCCTTTTGTTCGGCCCAAAATTGTCCATGGCCATGAAGCAGGTTCTGAACAGAAGAAAGCAAGGGATCAGAATCCCAAGTTTGCATCATCAGTAGAATCAAGTAATTGTGATGACACAAAACCAGCATCATCATTAATTTCAGTTTCTGCAGATCCTGGAGCTGTTGAAAGAGAAGAAGGGGAGTGGTCTGACATAGAAGGCTCTGCTGATGCATCTGCTGGCAATAGTCTCCATGTGTTGGGCAAAGCTTCACAAGATCAAGGCAAGTTTGAGTTGATGCAATTTAGTGCTTCTGATACTGGTATCGAGAACATTTCTGGCAGTACCAAGGTTGTTGATAATAACAGGTTTGAAATTAGTGGCTGTGCTTCACAGGGGTTGGATCAGTGTCTGAATGATCAGAAAAGTAACAGCATTCAACATTCAGATAGCAATGCTAATGGTGATGGATCCATGGATGGTCAGGAAGAAACTGCATTAATTCCAAAAGCAAGAGAAGTTAAAAGTGTTGAAGCCAATCATGCACTCAAGTATGCCAATAATATAGGGAAGAGGAAGATAGACCAACATAAAGAAGCAATGCTAGGAAAGAAGCGAAATAGGCAGACCATGTTAATTAATATAGATGAAGTCAAGCAAGCAGGACCTATCAAATCTTCAACACCAAGAAGGCAGCCAACTACAATTCGTACTGTGAAGGAAGTTCGCCCTGTCCCTTCATCTGCTGAACATGGTGAAAAGCATATTCATCCTATGAATAAGGATCATAAACAAATTGACCTATTATGCAATGAAGGGGGCAATTCTTTGGAGTCTTGCCAGCCCAAAAATGAATGTAATGGTGATACAAGTTCTGGACAACAAGTGAAGCCTAGGAGGCTGAACAATGATACTGATTTTTCTGGAGAAGGACATCTACCACCCATTCCAAGACAGGCTTCGTGGAAGCAGCCTACTGATTTGAGGCAGCCAAAAAACTTGCAATTTGCTAATAGGAAGCCAGTTCTGATGAGCCAAAGCTCCATAGATTCAAAGTTGGGAAACAAGAAACACCTCCCTGCTAAGAAGCCAGCTCAAGTCAGTACCCCATATCAAGACACATCCGTGGAACGTCTCATACGGGAGGTGACTAATGAGAAGTTTTGGCATCACCCAG AGGAGTCTGACCTTCAATGCATTCCTGGACGATTTGAATCTGTTGAAGAATATGTCAGGGTATTTGAGCCTTTGCTTTTTGAGGAATGCCGAGCACAACTTTATAGCACATGGGAAGAGCTGACTGAAACAAATACGCATGTAATGGTTCGTGTAAAGAGCATTGAAAGACGAGAAAGAG GATGGTATGATGCTATAGTCCTTCCAGTGAGTGAGTGCAAATGGACATTCAAGGAGGGTGATGTTGCAGTTCTTTCAACCCCTAGGCCTGGAACAG TCAGATCCAAGAGGAGCAACACCTTATCCAATGAAGATGATGATGAACCTGAGATCAGTGGACGTGTGGCTGGTACTGTTAGACGACATATCCCTTTCGATACTCGTGAGCCTCATGGTGCAATCCTCCATTTTTTTGTTGGGGATTCGTATGACCCTTACAG TAAGGTTGATGAAGATCATATTCTGAGGAGACTTCAGCCCAGAGGCACCTGGTATCTAACTGTACTTGGTTCTCTTGCAACCACTCAGCGAGAGTATGTCGCATTACATGCATTTTGCCGTCTCAATTCACAG ATGCAAACTGCAATCTTAAAGCCCAGTCCTGATCACTTCCCAAAATACGAGGAACAGACCCCTGCCATGCCTGAATGCTTCACACAGAATTTTGTTGATCATTTACATCGGACCTTCAATGGACCTCAGTTGGCAGCAATCCAATGGGCTGCAATGCATACAGCTGCTGGTACAAGTAGTGGTATGACAAAGAGGCAAGATCCATGGCCCTTTACTCTTGTTCAAGGGCCTCCGGGAACAGGTAAGACACACACAGTCTGGGGAATGCTAAATGTCATCCATTTGGTTCAATATCAGCATTATTACACTTCTTTGCTTAAGAAACTAGCACCTCAGAGCTACAAGCAAGCCAATGAGAGCAATTCTGACAACATTGCAATGGGTTCAATTGATGAAGTTCTTCATAATATGGACCAGAATCTCTTCCGCTCTCTTTCAAAGCTGTGTCCAAAGCCCAGAATGTTGGTTTGTGCTCCTTCTAATGCTGCAACAGATGAGCTTCTTGCGCGTGTTCTTGATCGTGGTTTTATTGATGGTGAGATGAAAGTTTATCGGCCTGATGTGGCCAGAGTTGGGGTTGATTCACAATCACGTGCTGCCCAGGCAGTTTCTGTTGAGAGGAGAACTGAACAATTGTTAGTCAAGAGTCGTGAGGATGTCTCAAAATGGATGCAAGATTTAAGAGGTCAGGAAGCATATTTCTCTGGGCAAATAGCTGATCTTCAAAACAAACTTACTGTGGCAGCTGCTGATGGTCGTTCCCAAGGATCTGTTGGTGTTGATCCTGATATTCTTATGGCTCGGGATCAAAACCGAGATGCATTGCTGCAGAACCTTGCAGCAGCTGTTGAAAACAGAGATAAAGTTCTAGTTGAGATTTCTCGCCTTCTCATTTTAGAGGCCAGGTTTCGTGCTGGTAGCAACTTCAATCTGGAGGAAGCCCGCGCTAGTCTGGAGGCAAGTTTTGCCAATGAGGCTGAGATTGTTTTCACCACTGTCTCAAGCAGTGGTCGTAAGTTGTTCTCTCGACTTACACATGGTTTTGATATGGTAGTTATTGATGAGGCTGCCCAAGCCAGTGAAGTAGCTGTTCTTCCTCCCCTAGCTCTTGGTGCTGCTCGTTGTGTTCTTGTAGGGGATCCCCAGCAGCTTCCTGCGACAGTTATCAGCAAGGCAGCTGGAACCTTGATGTATAGTAGAAGTCTTTTTGAAAGGTTTCAACAAGCAGGATGTCCAACAATGTTATTATCTGTGCAATATAGGATGCATCCTCAAATTCGAGATTTCCCTTCGCGTTACTTCTACCAAGGCCGTCTTACTGACAGCGAAAGTGTTATTAACTTACCTGATGAGATGTATTACAAGGACCCTTTACTTAGACCTTATCTATTTTATGATGTTACTTATGGGCGGGAGTCCCACAGGGGTGGGTCCGTATCCTATCAGAACATACATGAAGCACAGTTTTGTCTTCAGCTGTATGAGCATCTTCAGAAAACTCTGAAATCCTTTGGTCTGGGGAGAATCTCTGTTGGCATAATCACACCATACAAGCTGCAATTGAAATGTCTTCAACATGAATTTTCAGCAATTTTAAAGTCAGAAGAAGGGAAAGATATCTATATCAATACTGTAGATGCTTTTCAAGGCCAGGAACGGGATGTCATTATTATGTCTTGTGTACGTGCCTCAAATCATGGTGTTGGCTTTGTTGCTGATATCCGCCGGATGAATGTTGCTCTCACACGTGCGAGAAGGGCATTATGG GTTATGGGAAATGCAAATTCTCTGGTGCAATCTGATGATTGGGCTGCATTGATTGCTGATGCTAAAGCAAGAAACTGCTATATGGACATGGATTCTCTCCCCAAAGAGTTTTTGGTTTCAAAGGGAATGCAGGGCAAATCCACCAATACAAGGGGTTTGAGGTTAGGTGGTCCAAGACACAGATCTATGGATATCCACATGGAGTCCAGATCAGGAACGCCATCAGAAGATGATGATAGTTCAGGTGCACCTGTGATTTCTAGGAATGGGAGTTATAGGCCCTTTAAGCCACTAATGGACAATTCATTAGATAATTTTGGTCAATCAGGTGATAAGTCAAGAGACGCTTGGCAATATGGCGTACAGAAGAAGCAAAGTTCTTCTGGAATTAAGAGAGATTCCTAG
- the LOC110656327 gene encoding helicase sen1 isoform X2: MGSRGRPLFDLNEPPAEDDEETDRIICLQPQKALPSPFVRPKIVHGHEAGSEQKKARDQNPKFASSVESSNCDDTKPASSLISVSADPGAVEREEGEWSDIEGSADASAGNSLHVLGKASQDQGKFELMQFSASDTGIENISGSTKVVDNNRFEISGCASQGLDQCLNDQKSNSIQHSDSNANGDGSMDGQEETALIPKAREVKSVEANHALKYANNIGKRKIDQHKEAMLGKKRNRQTMLINIDEVKQAGPIKSSTPRRQPTTIRTVKEVRPVPSSAEHGEKHIHPMNKDHKQIDLLCNEGGNSLESCQPKNECNGDTSSGQQVKPRRLNNDTDFSGEGHLPPIPRQASWKQPTDLRQPKNLQFANRKPVLMSQSSIDSKLGNKKHLPAKKPAQVSTPYQDTSVERLIREVTNEKFWHHPEESDLQCIPGRFESVEEYVRVFEPLLFEECRAQLYSTWEELTETNTHVMVRVKSIERRERGWYDAIVLPVSECKWTFKEGDVAVLSTPRPGTVRSKRSNTLSNEDDDEPEISGRVAGTVRRHIPFDTREPHGAILHFFVGDSYDPYSKVDEDHILRRLQPRGTWYLTVLGSLATTQREYVALHAFCRLNSQMQTAILKPSPDHFPKYEEQTPAMPECFTQNFVDHLHRTFNGPQLAAIQWAAMHTAAGTSSGMTKRQDPWPFTLVQGPPGTGKTHTVWGMLNVIHLVQYQHYYTSLLKKLAPQSYKQANESNSDNIAMGSIDEVLHNMDQNLFRSLSKLCPKPRMLVCAPSNAATDELLARVLDRGFIDGEMKVYRPDVARVGVDSQSRAAQAVSVERRTEQLLVKSREDVSKWMQDLRGQEAYFSGQIADLQNKLTVAAADGRSQGSVGVDPDILMARDQNRDALLQNLAAAVENRDKVLVEISRLLILEARFRAGSNFNLEEARASLEASFANEAEIVFTTVSSSGRKLFSRLTHGFDMVVIDEAAQASEVAVLPPLALGAARCVLVGDPQQLPATVISKAAGTLMYSRSLFERFQQAGCPTMLLSVQYRMHPQIRDFPSRYFYQGRLTDSESVINLPDEMYYKDPLLRPYLFYDVTYGRESHRGGSVSYQNIHEAQFCLQLYEHLQKTLKSFGLGRISVGIITPYKLQLKCLQHEFSAILKSEEGKDIYINTVDAFQGQERDVIIMSCVRASNHGVGFVADIRRMNVALTRARRALWVMGNANSLVQSDDWAALIADAKARNCYMDMDSLPKEFLVSKGMQGKSTNTRGLRLGGPRHRSMDIHMESRSGTPSEDDDSSGAPVISRNGSYRPFKPLMDNSLDNFGQSGDKSRDAWQYGVQKKQSSSGIKRDS, encoded by the exons ATGGGTTCTCGAGGAAGGCCATTATTTGATCTTAATGAACCCCCTGCTGAGGATGATGAGGAGACTGATCGCATCATCTGCTTGCAGCCGCAGAAGGCACTTCCCTCT CCTTTTGTTCGGCCCAAAATTGTCCATGGCCATGAAGCAGGTTCTGAACAGAAGAAAGCAAGGGATCAGAATCCCAAGTTTGCATCATCAGTAGAATCAAGTAATTGTGATGACACAAAACCAGCATCATCATTAATTTCAGTTTCTGCAGATCCTGGAGCTGTTGAAAGAGAAGAAGGGGAGTGGTCTGACATAGAAGGCTCTGCTGATGCATCTGCTGGCAATAGTCTCCATGTGTTGGGCAAAGCTTCACAAGATCAAGGCAAGTTTGAGTTGATGCAATTTAGTGCTTCTGATACTGGTATCGAGAACATTTCTGGCAGTACCAAGGTTGTTGATAATAACAGGTTTGAAATTAGTGGCTGTGCTTCACAGGGGTTGGATCAGTGTCTGAATGATCAGAAAAGTAACAGCATTCAACATTCAGATAGCAATGCTAATGGTGATGGATCCATGGATGGTCAGGAAGAAACTGCATTAATTCCAAAAGCAAGAGAAGTTAAAAGTGTTGAAGCCAATCATGCACTCAAGTATGCCAATAATATAGGGAAGAGGAAGATAGACCAACATAAAGAAGCAATGCTAGGAAAGAAGCGAAATAGGCAGACCATGTTAATTAATATAGATGAAGTCAAGCAAGCAGGACCTATCAAATCTTCAACACCAAGAAGGCAGCCAACTACAATTCGTACTGTGAAGGAAGTTCGCCCTGTCCCTTCATCTGCTGAACATGGTGAAAAGCATATTCATCCTATGAATAAGGATCATAAACAAATTGACCTATTATGCAATGAAGGGGGCAATTCTTTGGAGTCTTGCCAGCCCAAAAATGAATGTAATGGTGATACAAGTTCTGGACAACAAGTGAAGCCTAGGAGGCTGAACAATGATACTGATTTTTCTGGAGAAGGACATCTACCACCCATTCCAAGACAGGCTTCGTGGAAGCAGCCTACTGATTTGAGGCAGCCAAAAAACTTGCAATTTGCTAATAGGAAGCCAGTTCTGATGAGCCAAAGCTCCATAGATTCAAAGTTGGGAAACAAGAAACACCTCCCTGCTAAGAAGCCAGCTCAAGTCAGTACCCCATATCAAGACACATCCGTGGAACGTCTCATACGGGAGGTGACTAATGAGAAGTTTTGGCATCACCCAG AGGAGTCTGACCTTCAATGCATTCCTGGACGATTTGAATCTGTTGAAGAATATGTCAGGGTATTTGAGCCTTTGCTTTTTGAGGAATGCCGAGCACAACTTTATAGCACATGGGAAGAGCTGACTGAAACAAATACGCATGTAATGGTTCGTGTAAAGAGCATTGAAAGACGAGAAAGAG GATGGTATGATGCTATAGTCCTTCCAGTGAGTGAGTGCAAATGGACATTCAAGGAGGGTGATGTTGCAGTTCTTTCAACCCCTAGGCCTGGAACAG TCAGATCCAAGAGGAGCAACACCTTATCCAATGAAGATGATGATGAACCTGAGATCAGTGGACGTGTGGCTGGTACTGTTAGACGACATATCCCTTTCGATACTCGTGAGCCTCATGGTGCAATCCTCCATTTTTTTGTTGGGGATTCGTATGACCCTTACAG TAAGGTTGATGAAGATCATATTCTGAGGAGACTTCAGCCCAGAGGCACCTGGTATCTAACTGTACTTGGTTCTCTTGCAACCACTCAGCGAGAGTATGTCGCATTACATGCATTTTGCCGTCTCAATTCACAG ATGCAAACTGCAATCTTAAAGCCCAGTCCTGATCACTTCCCAAAATACGAGGAACAGACCCCTGCCATGCCTGAATGCTTCACACAGAATTTTGTTGATCATTTACATCGGACCTTCAATGGACCTCAGTTGGCAGCAATCCAATGGGCTGCAATGCATACAGCTGCTGGTACAAGTAGTGGTATGACAAAGAGGCAAGATCCATGGCCCTTTACTCTTGTTCAAGGGCCTCCGGGAACAGGTAAGACACACACAGTCTGGGGAATGCTAAATGTCATCCATTTGGTTCAATATCAGCATTATTACACTTCTTTGCTTAAGAAACTAGCACCTCAGAGCTACAAGCAAGCCAATGAGAGCAATTCTGACAACATTGCAATGGGTTCAATTGATGAAGTTCTTCATAATATGGACCAGAATCTCTTCCGCTCTCTTTCAAAGCTGTGTCCAAAGCCCAGAATGTTGGTTTGTGCTCCTTCTAATGCTGCAACAGATGAGCTTCTTGCGCGTGTTCTTGATCGTGGTTTTATTGATGGTGAGATGAAAGTTTATCGGCCTGATGTGGCCAGAGTTGGGGTTGATTCACAATCACGTGCTGCCCAGGCAGTTTCTGTTGAGAGGAGAACTGAACAATTGTTAGTCAAGAGTCGTGAGGATGTCTCAAAATGGATGCAAGATTTAAGAGGTCAGGAAGCATATTTCTCTGGGCAAATAGCTGATCTTCAAAACAAACTTACTGTGGCAGCTGCTGATGGTCGTTCCCAAGGATCTGTTGGTGTTGATCCTGATATTCTTATGGCTCGGGATCAAAACCGAGATGCATTGCTGCAGAACCTTGCAGCAGCTGTTGAAAACAGAGATAAAGTTCTAGTTGAGATTTCTCGCCTTCTCATTTTAGAGGCCAGGTTTCGTGCTGGTAGCAACTTCAATCTGGAGGAAGCCCGCGCTAGTCTGGAGGCAAGTTTTGCCAATGAGGCTGAGATTGTTTTCACCACTGTCTCAAGCAGTGGTCGTAAGTTGTTCTCTCGACTTACACATGGTTTTGATATGGTAGTTATTGATGAGGCTGCCCAAGCCAGTGAAGTAGCTGTTCTTCCTCCCCTAGCTCTTGGTGCTGCTCGTTGTGTTCTTGTAGGGGATCCCCAGCAGCTTCCTGCGACAGTTATCAGCAAGGCAGCTGGAACCTTGATGTATAGTAGAAGTCTTTTTGAAAGGTTTCAACAAGCAGGATGTCCAACAATGTTATTATCTGTGCAATATAGGATGCATCCTCAAATTCGAGATTTCCCTTCGCGTTACTTCTACCAAGGCCGTCTTACTGACAGCGAAAGTGTTATTAACTTACCTGATGAGATGTATTACAAGGACCCTTTACTTAGACCTTATCTATTTTATGATGTTACTTATGGGCGGGAGTCCCACAGGGGTGGGTCCGTATCCTATCAGAACATACATGAAGCACAGTTTTGTCTTCAGCTGTATGAGCATCTTCAGAAAACTCTGAAATCCTTTGGTCTGGGGAGAATCTCTGTTGGCATAATCACACCATACAAGCTGCAATTGAAATGTCTTCAACATGAATTTTCAGCAATTTTAAAGTCAGAAGAAGGGAAAGATATCTATATCAATACTGTAGATGCTTTTCAAGGCCAGGAACGGGATGTCATTATTATGTCTTGTGTACGTGCCTCAAATCATGGTGTTGGCTTTGTTGCTGATATCCGCCGGATGAATGTTGCTCTCACACGTGCGAGAAGGGCATTATGG GTTATGGGAAATGCAAATTCTCTGGTGCAATCTGATGATTGGGCTGCATTGATTGCTGATGCTAAAGCAAGAAACTGCTATATGGACATGGATTCTCTCCCCAAAGAGTTTTTGGTTTCAAAGGGAATGCAGGGCAAATCCACCAATACAAGGGGTTTGAGGTTAGGTGGTCCAAGACACAGATCTATGGATATCCACATGGAGTCCAGATCAGGAACGCCATCAGAAGATGATGATAGTTCAGGTGCACCTGTGATTTCTAGGAATGGGAGTTATAGGCCCTTTAAGCCACTAATGGACAATTCATTAGATAATTTTGGTCAATCAGGTGATAAGTCAAGAGACGCTTGGCAATATGGCGTACAGAAGAAGCAAAGTTCTTCTGGAATTAAGAGAGATTCCTAG